From a single Nostoc edaphicum CCNP1411 genomic region:
- a CDS encoding PPC domain-containing protein, producing the protein MNKVFAAGLKQLIVIPATLLAIGISTSAAFAQNKLYSPIPLSNSTELADSLSDKDIPTGQGGFARDYTVNLQKGDNLAVDLSSESFDSIITLLAPDGSTLAENDDGPDGSSNSLLFTRIVETGNYVIRVRSFGETGVGAFKLKVTKLQPIK; encoded by the coding sequence ATGAATAAAGTTTTTGCGGCAGGTTTAAAACAACTCATCGTTATTCCTGCTACATTGCTGGCAATAGGCATCAGTACAAGTGCAGCTTTTGCTCAAAATAAATTGTATAGTCCAATACCTTTATCTAACAGCACTGAACTTGCCGATAGCCTCTCAGACAAAGACATTCCCACAGGTCAAGGTGGGTTTGCCCGTGATTACACAGTGAACTTGCAGAAGGGCGATAATTTAGCAGTTGACCTGTCATCTGAAAGCTTTGACAGCATTATCACACTGCTAGCACCTGATGGTTCGACTCTAGCAGAAAATGATGATGGCCCTGATGGTAGTAGCAATTCCTTACTATTTACTCGTATCGTAGAGACAGGGAATTATGTTATTCGTGTCCGTTCTTTTGGGGAAACTGGGGTTGGGGCTTTTAAACTCAAGGTGACAAAGCTTCAACCGATTAAATGA
- the tgt gene encoding tRNA guanosine(34) transglycosylase Tgt: protein MSANFSFQCLACCSETKARAGVFFTPHGLVETPRFMPVGTLANVKTITPSQLRDTGAQMILSNTYHLHLQPGEAIVAGGGGLHKFMGWNGPMLTDSGGFQVFSLSEMRKITEEGVTFRSPHDGRIINLTPERSIEIQNTLGADVIMAFDECPPYPATRQEVETATERTYRWLERCMTAHQHSEQALFGIVQGGVYLDLRCRAAEALAKLDLPGYAIGGVSVGEPPELMAEIVKVTAPLLPPDKPRYLMGVGTYREMAIAIASGVDLFDCVIPTRWARHGTAIVKGGRWNLKNAKFREDFTPLDETCPCYTCQNFSRAYISHLVRSQEILAYTLLSIHNITELIRFTQHIREAILSDRFTTEFGHWLNEESGDEQWEVEE, encoded by the coding sequence ATGAGTGCGAATTTTTCTTTTCAATGTCTTGCTTGCTGTAGCGAAACCAAAGCTAGAGCAGGAGTGTTTTTCACCCCTCACGGTCTTGTAGAAACCCCCAGATTTATGCCAGTGGGAACGCTGGCAAATGTCAAAACTATCACCCCATCTCAGCTGCGAGATACTGGGGCGCAAATGATCTTATCCAATACTTATCATCTTCACCTACAACCAGGGGAAGCGATCGTAGCTGGGGGTGGTGGGTTACACAAATTTATGGGTTGGAACGGGCCAATGCTCACAGATTCGGGTGGGTTTCAGGTCTTCAGCTTAAGCGAGATGCGAAAAATTACTGAAGAAGGTGTAACTTTCCGTTCACCCCATGATGGACGAATTATTAACTTGACACCAGAACGCTCTATCGAGATTCAAAATACTTTAGGGGCCGATGTGATTATGGCCTTTGATGAGTGTCCGCCCTACCCAGCGACTCGCCAAGAGGTAGAAACCGCAACTGAACGCACTTACCGCTGGTTAGAACGCTGCATGACGGCTCATCAACACAGTGAACAGGCGTTGTTTGGGATTGTGCAAGGGGGCGTGTATTTAGATTTGCGTTGTCGTGCGGCTGAAGCTTTGGCTAAGTTGGATTTACCCGGATATGCCATTGGTGGCGTGAGTGTGGGAGAACCACCCGAATTGATGGCTGAGATTGTAAAAGTGACAGCACCGCTTCTACCGCCCGACAAGCCGCGTTATTTGATGGGTGTGGGTACTTATCGAGAAATGGCGATCGCGATCGCATCTGGTGTAGATTTATTTGATTGTGTAATTCCCACCCGCTGGGCCAGACATGGAACGGCAATAGTCAAGGGCGGACGCTGGAATTTAAAAAATGCTAAGTTTCGTGAAGATTTTACGCCATTAGATGAAACTTGTCCTTGTTACACTTGTCAAAATTTTAGTCGTGCTTACATATCTCATTTAGTGCGATCGCAGGAAATTTTAGCTTATACCTTGTTAAGCATTCACAACATTACCGAACTAATTCGCTTTACCCAGCATATTAGAGAAGCAATATTGAGCGATCGCTTCACCACAGAATTTGGTCATTGGCTCAACGAAGAAAGTGGAGATGAACAGTGGGAAGTCGAAGAATAG
- a CDS encoding GNAT family N-acetyltransferase codes for MKNYYQDFLIRDWVESDRTRAAEVISYVLSEYGLGWEPKGADRDVLRVEEYYLATGGEFWVIEHQSQLVGTGAYYPIHRGEKAVEIRKMYLLPSIRGLGLGKYLLQQLEAAIAKRGFQQIWIETASVLVEAVKLYESNGYTPATGVETTRCDRVYFKSLVIGH; via the coding sequence ATGAAAAACTATTATCAAGATTTTTTAATTCGTGATTGGGTGGAAAGCGATCGCACGAGAGCCGCTGAAGTCATCAGTTATGTATTATCAGAATACGGTCTAGGTTGGGAACCAAAGGGCGCTGACCGAGATGTGCTGCGAGTAGAGGAATATTATTTAGCTACTGGGGGAGAGTTTTGGGTAATTGAACACCAAAGCCAGTTAGTCGGTACTGGGGCATACTACCCCATACACCGAGGTGAAAAAGCTGTAGAAATCCGCAAAATGTATCTTTTGCCCAGCATCAGGGGTTTGGGATTAGGGAAATATTTGTTACAACAGCTAGAAGCAGCGATCGCAAAGCGTGGTTTTCAACAAATTTGGATTGAAACCGCCAGCGTTTTGGTGGAAGCAGTCAAGCTGTATGAAAGCAACGGCTACACTCCAGCAACGGGAGTAGAAACAACAAGGTGCGATCGCGTCTATTTTAAGTCATTAGTCATTGGTCATTAG
- a CDS encoding type 1 glutamine amidotransferase, whose product MSSQQLELTIGWLYPTLMSTYGDRGNVITIERRAQWRGYNVKVLPLDQNATAADIKTVDVIVGGGAQDRQQEIVMRDLQGAKADAMREKIENGTPGVFTCGSPQLLGHYYEPGLGQRIDGLGILDLVSVHPGENTKRCIGNLVIEVTASRLARDLKEMTGSTPYLVGFENHGGRTKLGKVEALGRVVYGLGNNGEDGTEGAFYQNAIATYSHGPLLPKNPFVADWLIQTALRLKYQEAIALSPLDDSLAIQARESMFKRLKVSLPTVATTKA is encoded by the coding sequence ATGAGTTCTCAACAACTAGAATTAACAATAGGTTGGCTTTATCCGACGCTGATGAGTACTTATGGCGATCGCGGTAATGTAATTACTATAGAGCGTCGCGCTCAGTGGCGGGGATACAATGTGAAAGTGTTACCCCTAGATCAAAATGCCACAGCCGCAGATATTAAAACTGTAGATGTAATCGTTGGTGGTGGCGCACAAGACCGTCAGCAAGAAATTGTCATGCGGGATTTACAAGGTGCAAAAGCTGACGCTATGCGCGAAAAAATCGAAAATGGAACACCGGGAGTATTTACTTGTGGTTCCCCCCAACTGCTGGGACATTATTATGAACCAGGCTTAGGACAACGGATTGATGGTTTGGGAATACTCGATTTAGTTTCCGTCCATCCTGGTGAAAATACTAAGCGCTGTATTGGTAACTTAGTAATTGAAGTCACAGCTTCACGTCTGGCGCGAGATTTAAAAGAGATGACGGGTAGCACACCATATTTGGTAGGCTTTGAAAATCACGGTGGACGTACCAAACTGGGAAAAGTGGAAGCTTTGGGGCGAGTGGTATATGGTTTGGGAAATAATGGTGAAGATGGGACAGAAGGAGCATTTTATCAGAATGCGATCGCTACTTATTCTCATGGCCCTTTATTACCGAAAAATCCTTTCGTCGCCGATTGGTTAATTCAAACAGCGCTGCGGCTAAAGTATCAGGAAGCGATCGCGCTGTCACCTTTGGATGATAGTTTGGCTATACAAGCAAGAGAATCAATGTTTAAGCGCTTGAAAGTGAGTTTGCCAACTGTTGCTACAACAAAAGCTTAA
- a CDS encoding thylakoid membrane photosystem I accumulation factor has translation MNSTKFLFLHKQITSWQRRFSKCLLLLASLFIISMQPAYAGLDNDLYDGNIFVVYAGNGSLVPPRQSLAQTLAEHKPVFLAFYLDDSSDSKRYAISISRVQEFYGRVAEIMPINVDTIPPKETYDPTEPGYYYSGGVPQVVVFNKSGEVVLNKKGQVPFEEIDDEFRKIFDLLPRTETAQLKRRAFNEFSSELAR, from the coding sequence ATGAATAGCACAAAGTTTCTTTTTTTACATAAACAAATTACTAGCTGGCAAAGGCGGTTTTCCAAATGCCTGTTGTTGCTTGCAAGTCTTTTCATTATAAGTATGCAACCTGCGTATGCTGGTCTTGATAATGATTTATATGATGGCAACATCTTTGTCGTTTATGCTGGCAATGGTTCATTAGTTCCACCGAGACAGTCACTCGCACAGACTTTAGCGGAACATAAACCCGTCTTTTTGGCTTTTTATTTAGATGACAGCAGCGATTCCAAAAGATATGCCATTTCCATTTCACGGGTACAGGAATTCTATGGTCGGGTAGCAGAAATTATGCCGATTAATGTAGATACTATCCCGCCCAAAGAAACTTACGATCCCACAGAACCAGGATATTACTATTCTGGGGGTGTTCCGCAAGTCGTAGTGTTTAATAAATCAGGTGAAGTAGTTTTGAATAAAAAGGGTCAAGTACCTTTTGAAGAAATAGACGATGAATTTCGCAAAATCTTTGATTTATTACCACGCACCGAAACAGCACAGCTAAAGCGCCGAGCCTTCAATGAGTTCAGTAGTGAGTTAGCTAGGTAA
- a CDS encoding ComF family protein: MHTWIKNLTGLLNLFLQSHCPLCQRATSQEFCQNCTRQLQKCQRKDPISLWKEPIPVFGWGEYGGPVKRAIAAMKYENQPQIARPLGQWLGEAWLLNSPKRDSQPVVVPIPLHASKQKQRKYNQAALIAQSFCEITGLKLKLDGLARVRETEAQFGLSVSKREKNLAEAFAVGQEFRDRPPSVPVLLVDDIYTTGATARSAVQTLRQYGIVVLGIVAVATAVKDG; this comes from the coding sequence ATGCACACTTGGATTAAAAATCTCACAGGCTTACTAAATCTTTTTCTTCAATCCCATTGCCCTTTGTGTCAACGTGCAACCTCGCAAGAATTTTGTCAAAACTGCACCAGACAACTGCAAAAATGTCAACGTAAAGACCCAATTTCTCTATGGAAAGAGCCAATACCAGTTTTTGGCTGGGGGGAGTATGGTGGCCCCGTGAAACGAGCGATCGCGGCGATGAAATACGAAAATCAACCCCAAATAGCTCGTCCTTTGGGTCAATGGTTAGGAGAAGCATGGTTGTTAAATTCACCGAAGCGAGATAGCCAGCCTGTGGTAGTTCCCATCCCACTCCACGCTAGCAAGCAAAAGCAACGTAAATACAATCAAGCTGCACTCATTGCACAAAGCTTCTGCGAAATAACTGGATTAAAATTGAAACTAGACGGTTTAGCAAGAGTGCGAGAAACGGAAGCGCAATTTGGTTTATCGGTATCTAAACGAGAAAAAAACTTGGCCGAAGCTTTTGCTGTTGGGCAAGAATTTCGCGATCGTCCCCCAAGTGTCCCAGTGCTGTTAGTGGACGACATTTATACTACTGGTGCTACTGCCAGGTCTGCTGTGCAAACACTTCGTCAGTATGGAATTGTGGTCTTAGGAATAGTAGCAGTAGCCACTGCCGTCAAAGATGGATAA
- a CDS encoding type II toxin-antitoxin system HicB family antitoxin: MQYVVVIEKAEGNYSAYIPDLPGCVAVGETLEEVKQMIAEAIEFHIEGMLEDGLPIPEPTSIAHEVEVANYSKI; encoded by the coding sequence ATGCAGTACGTAGTAGTGATTGAAAAGGCTGAAGGTAATTATTCTGCTTATATCCCTGATTTACCAGGTTGTGTTGCTGTGGGTGAAACTTTAGAAGAAGTTAAGCAGATGATTGCAGAAGCTATTGAATTTCATATAGAAGGAATGCTAGAAGATGGTTTACCTATTCCTGAACCTACAAGCATTGCTCATGAGGTTGAAGTTGCAAACTACAGCAAAATATAG
- a CDS encoding PEP-CTERM sorting domain-containing protein (PEP-CTERM proteins occur, often in large numbers, in the proteomes of bacteria that also encode an exosortase, a predicted intramembrane cysteine proteinase. The presence of a PEP-CTERM domain at a protein's C-terminus predicts cleavage within the sorting domain, followed by covalent anchoring to some some component of the (usually Gram-negative) cell surface. Many PEP-CTERM proteins exhibit an unusual sequence composition that includes large numbers of potential glycosylation sites. Expression of one such protein has been shown restore the ability of a bacterium to form floc, a type of biofilm.) — protein sequence MKSIRNQIKATVAVAAFSSIATLINVSSADAASYQLDWLGDQGYSAKGQFSYDDSFLGSIVTKDELTDFAISFFNPEGSLLQNFNYDFPQSDSSFNFNFDTVTKTVLQTGNFDTSNGFDLGIDFATDVTGLDFYTYLNAEQGLPTAKIFLKDDLSPEVCDTYPNCRLDLGGELTATAIPEPGTIFGLLVLGLMNKVLKKKPAST from the coding sequence ATGAAAAGCATTCGTAACCAGATCAAAGCTACTGTAGCTGTTGCCGCTTTCAGTTCTATAGCTACTTTAATAAACGTTTCCAGTGCTGATGCTGCTTCTTATCAGCTTGATTGGTTAGGAGATCAAGGTTATTCAGCTAAGGGGCAGTTCAGCTATGATGATAGTTTCCTTGGAAGTATCGTCACAAAGGATGAACTGACTGATTTTGCTATTTCTTTCTTCAACCCAGAAGGAAGTTTATTGCAAAATTTTAACTACGATTTTCCCCAATCGGACAGTAGTTTCAATTTCAATTTTGATACAGTCACAAAGACTGTTCTACAAACTGGTAATTTTGACACATCTAATGGTTTTGATTTGGGAATTGACTTTGCAACAGATGTGACAGGATTAGATTTTTATACTTACCTAAATGCCGAACAAGGATTACCAACAGCTAAGATATTCTTGAAAGATGACCTTTCACCAGAAGTCTGCGACACATACCCAAACTGTAGGTTGGATCTTGGTGGTGAGTTGACCGCAACTGCTATTCCTGAACCTGGTACAATTTTCGGTCTGTTAGTACTTGGTTTGATGAATAAAGTCCTTAAGAAAAAGCCAGCATCTACATAG
- a CDS encoding Mur ligase family protein, with the protein MGKKIQFIDRLRLGFAVSVAKSVTFIVRSLRLGAASVLPGSIARRIEPRLLQLLSQQVKNGVILIAGTNGKTTTALLLCTILERKGFRVTHNSTGANLENGLMTALLESTNLLGTLNTDYAILEVDENIVPRVLAPLQPRIILCLNLFRDQLDRYGEVDTISKRWTKVISTLPTETVVIPNADDPTLSNLGQQLPQRVLFFGLNEPEHYLEAIPHAVDSIYCPKCGHSLDYEGVYLSHLGDFTCPKCGFTKSKPTLESSEWSQILVGLYNKYNTLAAATAAIELGVDEATIRDTINNFQAAFGRAEDLVIDGKRVRILLSKNPVGTNETIRVVTQSTDKTTLLVLNDRTPDGTDVSWIWDVDTEKLVERGGTLVVSGDRVYDMALRLRYSEKSGESKLNLIVEEDLKQAIATALEHTPENETLHILPTYSAMLEVREVLTGRKIL; encoded by the coding sequence ATGGGAAAGAAAATACAATTCATAGATAGACTGCGATTAGGTTTCGCGGTGTCAGTAGCAAAAAGTGTGACGTTTATAGTGCGATCGCTGCGTCTAGGTGCTGCTAGTGTGTTACCAGGCTCGATTGCTCGTCGCATTGAACCCCGACTTTTACAATTATTGAGTCAGCAAGTTAAAAACGGGGTGATTTTAATTGCTGGTACTAATGGCAAAACCACTACAGCGCTACTCTTATGCACAATACTAGAACGCAAGGGTTTTCGCGTCACTCATAATTCTACAGGTGCAAATCTGGAAAATGGCTTGATGACGGCGCTGTTGGAAAGCACCAACTTATTAGGGACGCTAAATACTGATTACGCCATTTTGGAAGTTGATGAAAATATTGTCCCAAGAGTATTAGCGCCACTCCAGCCGCGAATAATTCTCTGTTTAAACTTGTTCCGTGACCAACTCGATAGGTACGGCGAAGTAGACACAATTAGCAAGCGTTGGACAAAAGTTATTTCTACCCTACCAACAGAAACGGTAGTAATTCCCAATGCTGATGACCCAACTTTGTCTAACCTCGGTCAGCAGTTACCCCAACGGGTGTTATTCTTTGGCTTGAATGAACCAGAACATTATCTAGAAGCAATTCCTCACGCTGTTGATTCTATCTATTGTCCCAAATGTGGACATTCTCTAGATTATGAGGGTGTTTATTTGTCTCATTTGGGAGATTTTACTTGTCCCAAGTGTGGTTTTACTAAAAGTAAACCTACTCTCGAAAGTAGTGAATGGTCACAAATTCTGGTTGGTTTGTACAACAAATATAATACTTTGGCTGCTGCTACTGCGGCTATTGAGTTGGGAGTTGATGAAGCAACAATCAGAGATACTATTAATAACTTCCAAGCTGCCTTTGGCCGGGCTGAAGATTTAGTAATTGACGGTAAACGCGTGCGAATATTGTTATCAAAAAATCCTGTAGGAACGAATGAAACCATTCGCGTAGTTACTCAAAGCACAGATAAAACCACACTGCTGGTCTTGAACGATCGCACGCCCGATGGTACTGATGTATCCTGGATTTGGGACGTGGATACCGAGAAATTAGTCGAACGAGGCGGAACTTTAGTAGTGAGTGGCGATCGCGTCTATGATATGGCACTACGTCTACGTTACAGCGAAAAGTCTGGTGAGAGTAAGTTAAATCTGATTGTCGAAGAAGATTTGAAACAAGCGATCGCTACTGCATTAGAGCATACACCAGAGAATGAAACTTTACACATTCTGCCTACCTACTCAGCCATGTTAGAAGTGCGAGAAGTCCTAACTGGGCGGAAAATTCTTTAA
- a CDS encoding alkaline phosphatase PhoX, giving the protein MTFSRRKFFAIAGTTAVGTLMVSPMEGLLARQAFGRRFGKGYGPLVPDPRGLLDLPAGFQYRTFSLTGELMNDGTKVPGGHDGMAAFPGPRNTVILVRNHELSPTSATQVQGPNPYDPFCKGGTTNLVVGRDRQLIKQFTSLSGTFRNCAGGLTPWGSWISSEENTSTPTSFPIGNRNYVSKFHGYNFEVPASVTSAVKPEPLIAMGRFNHEAVAVDPKTGIVYETEDTGDSLFYRFIPKVRGKLKEGGTLQALKFKDIFQAQTFADFPKGKPMKVEWVTITEPNPPQDTVRVEGFAKGAAQFARGEGIWYGNGEIYFCCTSGGALGLGQVWRYIPAKETIELFVESTSAAELENPDNIVVSPYGDLILCEDGDDEQFLVGVTPKGELYQFARNSLNTSEFAGACFSPDGKTLFVNIQTPGITFAIWGPWTSHRG; this is encoded by the coding sequence ATGACATTCTCAAGACGTAAATTCTTTGCTATAGCAGGTACAACTGCTGTCGGCACCTTGATGGTGTCTCCTATGGAAGGTCTTCTTGCCAGACAAGCCTTTGGTCGAAGATTTGGTAAAGGATATGGGCCACTTGTACCAGATCCCAGAGGCTTATTAGATTTACCAGCAGGATTTCAGTATCGAACTTTCTCTCTAACAGGCGAACTCATGAACGATGGCACTAAAGTGCCTGGTGGTCATGATGGCATGGCAGCTTTTCCCGGCCCCAGAAATACAGTTATTCTGGTTCGCAATCACGAACTTAGCCCTACATCTGCTACACAAGTCCAAGGCCCAAATCCTTATGATCCATTTTGTAAGGGCGGCACAACAAATTTGGTTGTTGGACGCGATCGCCAGCTAATCAAACAATTCACTTCTTTAAGCGGAACTTTTCGTAACTGTGCAGGTGGGCTAACTCCTTGGGGTTCATGGATTAGTTCTGAAGAGAACACTTCTACTCCGACTTCCTTTCCGATAGGCAATAGAAACTATGTCTCGAAGTTCCACGGCTATAACTTTGAAGTTCCAGCTAGCGTCACTTCTGCTGTAAAGCCTGAACCTCTAATAGCTATGGGACGCTTTAACCATGAAGCTGTTGCTGTAGATCCTAAAACAGGAATTGTCTATGAAACTGAAGATACGGGAGACAGTCTCTTCTACCGTTTTATCCCGAAAGTACGTGGCAAGTTAAAAGAAGGAGGCACTCTTCAAGCCTTAAAATTCAAAGATATCTTTCAAGCACAAACTTTTGCGGATTTCCCCAAGGGGAAGCCCATGAAAGTCGAATGGGTAACGATTACTGAGCCAAATCCACCTCAAGATACTGTACGAGTAGAAGGTTTTGCAAAAGGAGCGGCCCAGTTTGCTCGTGGGGAAGGTATCTGGTATGGTAACGGTGAAATTTACTTTTGCTGTACAAGTGGCGGTGCTTTAGGTCTTGGTCAAGTCTGGCGCTATATTCCGGCTAAAGAGACAATTGAACTGTTTGTAGAGTCTACATCTGCTGCCGAACTGGAAAATCCAGATAACATAGTTGTTTCACCTTATGGCGATCTGATTCTTTGTGAAGATGGAGATGATGAGCAGTTCTTAGTAGGTGTTACTCCCAAGGGTGAACTCTATCAATTCGCACGTAATTCTCTGAATACAAGCGAGTTCGCTGGTGCTTGCTTCTCACCTGATGGTAAGACTTTGTTTGTCAACATCCAAACTCCTGGTATTACTTTCGCAATTTGGGGCCCTTGGACAAGTCATAGAGGCTAA
- the cobS gene encoding adenosylcobinamide-GDP ribazoletransferase, with the protein MTKQQQWWKKLLLKLAASIIFYTSIPLPYLNGLDFRGVAHFASLVGLIIGGILGLLDTGMDYLGMPVLTRSALVVSIWIAITGGLHLDGAMDTADGLAVGDPDRRLEVMVDSATGAFGAMAAIALVILKITALTDIPENRCLLLMAACGWGRWGQQVAIARYPYLKPTGKGAFHKQAIRSYKDLLPGLLLLLSLSGLLVLIDKQQLFLALAMIIAGSTIATLTGAWFNHKLGGHTGDTYGAVVEWTEALFLCVLTVF; encoded by the coding sequence ATGACGAAACAGCAACAGTGGTGGAAAAAGCTGCTGTTAAAGCTGGCAGCTAGTATTATATTTTACACAAGTATTCCACTACCGTATTTGAACGGATTGGACTTTCGGGGAGTGGCACATTTTGCTTCCCTTGTAGGATTGATAATTGGGGGAATTTTAGGGTTACTGGATACGGGGATGGATTATCTTGGTATGCCCGTGCTAACTCGTAGTGCTTTGGTAGTAAGTATTTGGATTGCCATAACTGGAGGATTGCACTTAGATGGGGCAATGGATACTGCTGATGGTTTAGCAGTAGGTGATCCAGATCGGCGACTGGAGGTGATGGTAGATAGTGCTACAGGAGCCTTTGGGGCAATGGCTGCGATCGCCTTGGTGATACTGAAAATAACAGCTTTGACGGATATACCAGAAAACCGTTGTTTGTTGCTGATGGCTGCTTGTGGCTGGGGACGTTGGGGACAGCAGGTGGCGATCGCGCGATACCCTTACCTGAAACCAACTGGCAAAGGTGCATTTCATAAACAAGCTATTCGTTCTTACAAAGATTTGTTACCGGGATTGTTGTTGTTGTTGAGTTTGAGTGGTTTACTTGTGCTGATAGATAAACAGCAGCTATTTCTCGCACTGGCAATGATAATTGCTGGAAGTACGATCGCTACTTTAACTGGTGCATGGTTCAACCACAAACTAGGCGGACACACTGGAGATACTTACGGCGCAGTCGTCGAGTGGACTGAAGCCTTATTTCTTTGCGTATTGACTGTTTTTTAA
- a CDS encoding type II toxin-antitoxin system HicA family toxin, with protein MKVRDVIKRLESDDWYLDRTKGSHRQFKHPDKPGVVTVPGKLSDDLAPGTLSSIWRQAQL; from the coding sequence ATGAAAGTACGAGATGTAATCAAGCGACTGGAATCTGATGATTGGTATCTTGATAGAACTAAAGGTAGTCATCGACAGTTCAAACATCCTGATAAACCCGGTGTGGTTACAGTTCCAGGTAAATTGTCTGACGACTTAGCCCCTGGTACTCTAAGTAGTATTTGGAGGCAAGCACAGTTATAA